In a genomic window of Sulfurisphaera tokodaii str. 7:
- a CDS encoding ABC transporter permease, protein MKANDIIWLAYKGLISRKAIAILAVIAVLIGVASVTILVAFTQGVSQSILSIVESLGPKTILVLPARGEGLTQATVVSLEGLPDIEAIYPIVSGFGSINIEGQSMGVTIIGINNLSALLGQVLLTSGTIYPPVTTPEAVIGSQVANPLPGVFITPGDTITVQIGRDETVPIEVVGVLSPSGANPLSNSETSIFLPLSEAMAILNRTTYSEIIIEADSVNDVNTVATLIQDIYGNELSVITVQQLINTVSTITGGFSFLLISVASISLFVGAIGIMGIMLSRVYQRIREIGIMKTLGLTTRDVLLVFLTESGIIGLLGGIAGILVGLIGTSFFDIISSFTSTTSIPNSNEGFGAAGRGGFGAGFGGRGFGRAASSISSFTFKPIISVEAIAIALAVAIIVSLIAGIYPAWKASKLTVIDAIRRD, encoded by the coding sequence ATGAAAGCCAATGATATAATTTGGTTAGCGTACAAAGGTTTAATATCAAGAAAAGCTATAGCTATTTTAGCTGTAATTGCAGTCTTAATAGGAGTTGCTAGCGTTACTATCTTAGTAGCCTTTACTCAAGGAGTTAGCCAGTCAATTCTCTCAATAGTCGAATCCCTAGGTCCTAAAACTATCTTAGTTTTACCGGCTAGAGGTGAAGGTTTAACACAGGCTACAGTAGTTAGCCTTGAAGGTTTACCAGATATAGAAGCAATTTACCCAATTGTTAGCGGATTTGGATCAATAAATATTGAGGGACAAAGTATGGGAGTTACAATTATAGGAATTAATAACCTTTCAGCGTTATTAGGTCAAGTATTATTAACATCTGGCACTATATATCCGCCAGTTACAACACCAGAAGCAGTTATTGGATCCCAAGTTGCTAATCCTTTGCCCGGAGTATTTATAACTCCTGGCGATACTATAACAGTACAAATTGGAAGAGATGAGACAGTACCTATAGAAGTAGTAGGTGTTTTATCTCCTTCTGGTGCAAATCCGTTGTCAAACTCTGAAACATCAATATTCTTACCACTAAGTGAGGCAATGGCTATCTTAAATAGAACAACATATAGTGAGATAATTATAGAGGCTGATAGTGTTAATGATGTAAATACCGTGGCTACATTAATTCAGGATATTTATGGTAATGAGCTTAGTGTAATTACAGTTCAGCAACTTATCAACACTGTATCAACGATAACTGGTGGATTTAGCTTCTTACTTATTTCAGTAGCCTCAATATCTCTATTTGTAGGAGCAATAGGAATAATGGGTATAATGTTAAGTAGAGTTTATCAAAGGATTAGAGAAATAGGAATAATGAAAACATTAGGCTTAACCACTAGGGACGTACTGCTCGTTTTCCTTACAGAATCTGGAATAATTGGGTTATTAGGTGGAATTGCAGGGATTTTGGTAGGTTTAATCGGAACATCATTCTTCGACATTATCTCGTCTTTTACAAGTACCACGTCTATTCCGAATAGTAATGAAGGATTTGGAGCGGCGGGTAGAGGAGGATTTGGAGCAGGGTTTGGAGGTAGAGGGTTTGGAAGAGCGGCTAGTTCTATATCATCGTTTACCTTTAAGCCTATAATATCTGTTGAAGCTATTGCAATAGCTTTAGCTGTAGCTATAATAGTAAGCTTAATTGCTGGAATATATCCAGCTTGGAAAGCATCAAAACTCACAGTAATTGACGCTATTAGAAGAGACTAA
- a CDS encoding type II toxin-antitoxin system VapC family toxin, protein MKGENWDRIIEYIPNGITLDISYYEVLNVISSAKKKKIVDKEKSKVLYDAVNELMKSMKVYSAYNYLKEGFEISNEYNISLYDGLFLALALSHNAELLTFSRNQIKVATKLGITYNKDLLMNHEY, encoded by the coding sequence ATGAAAGGTGAAAATTGGGATAGAATAATTGAATATATTCCTAACGGAATCACTCTAGATATTTCTTACTATGAGGTTCTAAATGTGATATCATCAGCAAAAAAGAAGAAAATAGTAGATAAAGAGAAAAGTAAGGTATTATATGACGCGGTAAACGAACTTATGAAATCTATGAAAGTTTACAGTGCATATAACTACTTAAAGGAAGGTTTTGAAATTTCTAACGAGTATAACATATCGCTTTACGATGGATTATTTTTAGCCTTAGCTTTGTCTCATAATGCAGAGTTATTAACGTTTTCAAGGAATCAAATAAAAGTTGCAACTAAACTAGGAATAACGTATAACAAGGATCTATTAATGAATCATGAGTACTAA
- a CDS encoding PaREP1 family protein, giving the protein MQILKTSADVYLEEADELLFRGDVVQACEKYYKAAEEAIKILSSIILEKNIIDEVLNKNWNTEIINKAVFELSSILGKWIIESWGSAVALVTVSLDPQQVKKYRENIVKLVQVANERFNRKIIERS; this is encoded by the coding sequence ATGCAGATTTTGAAAACCTCTGCTGATGTTTATTTGGAGGAAGCTGATGAGTTGCTTTTTAGGGGTGATGTTGTTCAAGCTTGTGAGAAGTATTATAAGGCTGCTGAAGAGGCAATAAAAATCCTCTCTAGTATTATTCTTGAAAAAAACATAATTGACGAAGTTTTAAATAAAAATTGGAATACTGAAATAATCAATAAGGCAGTCTTTGAGTTATCATCAATACTTGGCAAATGGATAATTGAAAGTTGGGGATCAGCTGTAGCGCTGGTAACGGTAAGTCTTGATCCTCAACAAGTAAAGAAATATAGGGAAAATATAGTTAAATTAGTTCAAGTTGCTAACGAAAGATTCAATAGAAAGATTATTGAAAGAAGCTGA
- a CDS encoding ABC transporter ATP-binding protein, translating to MSEDELIIIENLKKIYKIKNVEFPALRGINLKIYKGEFLGIAGPSGSGKTTLLDMIGLLDSPTEGKIIIDKKDVTKFDEDKRAIFRRKNIGFVFQSYNLISYLTVLENVELALAAAGYPVSKRKAKAEEILSMIPGMLELKNKKPNELSAGQQQRVAIARALANDPKILIADEPTANLDSKTGEAIVELLRKLNEEKGVTIVMATHDPMMMKYVDRLVYIRDGLIEKEVIQK from the coding sequence ATGAGTGAAGATGAATTAATAATAATTGAGAACCTAAAGAAAATTTATAAAATAAAAAACGTCGAATTTCCAGCCTTACGTGGTATTAATCTAAAGATTTATAAAGGAGAATTTTTAGGTATTGCTGGACCTTCTGGATCTGGTAAAACAACATTACTAGATATGATAGGATTATTAGATTCGCCTACAGAAGGAAAGATCATAATAGATAAGAAAGATGTAACTAAATTCGATGAAGATAAAAGAGCTATCTTCAGAAGGAAAAATATTGGTTTTGTTTTCCAGTCTTACAATTTAATCTCATACTTAACTGTTTTAGAAAACGTTGAGCTAGCATTAGCTGCTGCTGGATATCCAGTTAGTAAAAGAAAAGCAAAAGCTGAAGAAATATTATCCATGATACCTGGAATGCTTGAGCTCAAAAATAAAAAACCAAACGAACTTTCAGCTGGACAACAACAAAGAGTAGCTATAGCCAGAGCGTTAGCTAATGATCCCAAAATATTGATAGCAGATGAGCCTACAGCAAACCTTGACTCTAAAACCGGAGAAGCAATCGTTGAATTACTCAGAAAGCTAAACGAGGAGAAAGGTGTTACAATAGTAATGGCAACTCATGATCCTATGATGATGAAGTACGTGGATAGACTTGTATACATAAGAGATGGACTTATTGAAAAAGAGGTGATCCAAAAATGA
- a CDS encoding IS5-like element ISSto3 family transposase — MGIEIYQSVIPQKYLGWKSKYLLDCEEILKELDDVIRREFEGFKFTQYDPLTYLKMLIVMVLYRESYRGTIELAATNIVVKRFLKVKEIPSKSSLHWFVHKFSDRIRDLLLKVFRRFESLVEEEQLPTHHLLAEEKFGRDIRLLDSFPVELPNGKKSIETHIEKLLLDLREIDSKRKPHEVLASLDEGKREELFSHFPRDYTVREHEGSWGRKWGKAWFGGKCFAEVSSKTLMVSKVELVLANVSDSRSPIVPNVVTLVDRGFVERGKVIRARKGLGVLRSGVEFFGIFLKEHMRCFARSLEVLNTFANLVGLAYNIQRFRALRKRRVLH; from the coding sequence ATGGGCATCGAAATTTACCAAAGCGTAATCCCCCAAAAATATTTGGGTTGGAAGAGTAAATATCTTTTGGATTGCGAGGAGATCTTGAAAGAGCTAGATGATGTGATCAGAAGGGAGTTCGAGGGTTTCAAGTTCACTCAATATGACCCCTTGACTTACTTGAAGATGCTGATTGTTATGGTACTCTATAGAGAGTCTTATAGGGGGACAATTGAACTCGCAGCTACAAATATTGTGGTAAAGCGTTTCCTCAAAGTTAAAGAAATCCCATCAAAGTCCTCACTACACTGGTTTGTCCACAAGTTTAGTGACAGAATAAGGGATTTACTCCTCAAGGTATTCAGAAGATTTGAATCACTCGTTGAAGAAGAACAACTCCCAACACACCATCTACTAGCAGAGGAGAAGTTTGGAAGGGATATAAGGTTGCTTGATAGTTTTCCCGTTGAGTTGCCTAATGGTAAGAAGAGTATTGAGACTCATATTGAGAAGTTATTGCTTGATTTGAGGGAGATTGATTCTAAGAGGAAGCCTCATGAGGTTCTTGCTTCACTTGATGAGGGAAAGAGGGAGGAGCTTTTTTCTCATTTCCCTAGGGATTATACTGTTAGGGAGCATGAGGGGAGTTGGGGTAGGAAGTGGGGTAAGGCTTGGTTTGGGGGGAAGTGTTTTGCTGAGGTTTCTTCTAAAACCCTTATGGTATCTAAGGTTGAGTTAGTTTTAGCTAATGTTTCTGACTCGAGGTCTCCTATTGTGCCTAATGTGGTTACGCTTGTGGATAGGGGGTTTGTGGAGAGGGGTAAGGTAATTAGGGCTAGAAAGGGTTTGGGAGTTTTGAGGAGTGGTGTTGAGTTTTTTGGGATTTTCCTCAAGGAGCACATGAGGTGTTTTGCTAGGAGTTTAGAGGTGTTGAATACTTTTGCTAATCTCGTAGGTTTAGCTTATAATATTCAGCGGTTTAGGGCTCTTAGGAAAAGGCGTGTCCTACACTAG
- a CDS encoding MFS transporter, producing MDKENFLLILSSSLNGIIWGANIIIIALYFKSLGLSPLLIGEILSGSIIASTFLSLLWGVLGDAYGRKKFFFVSRGLSALSYFLLLFSPFAYLFANQGYGLVTSIIAEKSKDLDKDMAYRTSLNTLFSIIGSLLPAILNYREIIIADFIIVVITTLMLIPVNEKYKGTKVISLRISSFRLLGKLSTEAIIGLGAGILLPMMSLWFNLKFGVSASSLSPIYAISEFSLAVGLLFSPYLGKLMGRIRAIFITHLVAILILFLIPFSSDILIAGSLYVLRNTMMNLSSPLMSAFVMKAIREEERGRVNSMLQLLDAIPRSVGPSFTGYLFELGSLSLPFFITGTLYLIATLLFYYFFKDVKI from the coding sequence ATGGATAAGGAGAATTTTTTACTGATTTTATCTTCCTCACTTAACGGTATTATATGGGGAGCGAATATAATAATTATTGCATTGTACTTTAAATCTCTCGGCTTATCACCATTACTAATTGGAGAAATATTGAGCGGCTCAATTATTGCTAGTACCTTTTTATCCTTATTATGGGGAGTTCTAGGTGATGCGTACGGAAGAAAAAAGTTCTTCTTTGTTTCTAGGGGACTAAGTGCACTCTCTTACTTTCTTCTACTCTTTTCTCCTTTTGCATATCTCTTTGCTAATCAAGGTTACGGACTAGTCACTTCAATAATTGCTGAGAAATCAAAAGATCTTGATAAAGATATGGCATATAGAACATCTCTTAATACTCTTTTTTCTATTATAGGATCACTACTTCCCGCGATTTTAAATTATAGGGAAATAATTATTGCCGACTTTATTATTGTGGTAATAACAACACTTATGTTAATCCCCGTGAACGAGAAATATAAAGGGACTAAAGTCATTTCATTAAGGATCTCTTCATTTAGACTTCTCGGAAAACTATCAACTGAAGCAATAATTGGATTGGGAGCAGGAATCTTATTGCCTATGATGTCCTTATGGTTTAACCTGAAGTTTGGAGTTTCTGCTTCATCCCTTTCTCCAATATATGCTATTTCAGAATTCTCTTTAGCAGTAGGTCTTCTCTTCTCCCCATATCTAGGTAAGCTAATGGGGAGAATAAGAGCAATTTTCATCACTCATCTAGTGGCTATATTGATTTTATTTCTAATACCCTTCTCCTCAGATATTCTAATTGCTGGATCCTTATACGTATTAAGAAACACAATGATGAATTTAAGTTCACCATTAATGAGCGCCTTCGTCATGAAAGCTATTAGAGAAGAAGAAAGAGGTAGGGTTAATAGTATGTTACAACTATTAGATGCTATTCCACGTTCAGTAGGACCTAGTTTTACCGGTTATTTATTTGAATTAGGTAGCCTTTCCTTACCTTTCTTTATAACTGGAACTCTTTATTTAATAGCAACTTTGCTGTTTTACTATTTTTTCAAGGATGTAAAAATATGA
- a CDS encoding AbrB/MazE/SpoVT family DNA-binding domain-containing protein — translation MDALTRNYQITIPSTIRNRLNIRVGDRLLVYVENNRIIIEKKSGNIASLGLRLGRKFTDEDINKIIAEAGEEIGRDSSS, via the coding sequence TTGGACGCTCTCACGAGAAATTATCAAATAACTATCCCCTCCACGATTAGGAATAGGCTAAATATTCGAGTAGGTGATAGACTGTTAGTTTATGTCGAAAACAACAGAATAATTATAGAAAAGAAAAGTGGAAATATTGCATCATTAGGTCTTAGGTTAGGTAGGAAGTTTACTGATGAGGATATTAACAAAATTATAGCAGAGGCTGGAGAGGAAATTGGAAGAGATAGCAGTAGTTGA
- a CDS encoding COG1361 S-layer family protein encodes MKRLSLLLVLFLLISPLLSLALPTTSTNFSATAQWEVTPPYNVAPGETLVPAQVTLTYNGEFTLYNVIIKPYNFPAISPFTSNTTYEISKIEPGQQLSLVFLVNISPSIPLGVYNFYISIYNSSIVFPDCVVSAQLPVLGYVNLYATAQASGILFPGERDVPIDITIYDTGSVSATDVTLFLNSSYPIQFVTKEVKVPEISTTTPATVQVLANVYSNATVGTYQLKLTALVFGTLYKSLNVSVSINSNQTVEGKLLNPSVIDDIGSYQDNVPINLQLEYTGPVEINSYSIIITLPQGFTNESGGNEIIINGGSVQPNEIIPLTFSLNTKNINLTSYTFPIKIIWNAVEGEGEIVSVVQYISFTLIAMGNNEIQITPLTSILYSNSINNVTILLTNQGSGNIYNVTLSVSSPQASILSYKSQIPEIKAGQSVSIPIELFIPEALQGNSLSITISLNYLNSMYEESQYSQELGFYVASKNYVPILISLNPPILSPGEFQSTQLILQNTLNTTLYNVSISLSSQGIYLNNTVFEIHTISPHGNYTVPIELFSSSPGTYTLTVSVSYFDSLVQNSEELNIPIYFSQLNAPSVPILLTLNYTVLTYDILQNAKLLITNTLNEPIYNVTISLSSQGEIYVNNTIITLPELKPLETLSIPIKVYVGTTGIVSISASMSYYISGQQKESEELINSLAAGSVDLVVTSVTTLNVGTIISVTGTIYNFGTGSANGLTVIAEPTRGLQVVGQNTYYVGNLGPDTSSTFTFAFRILNVTAFNRTAFNGFSDPSSFTRSFANFTGRVFLVPIEFVYTNDIGQVIHTYSNITIHVTNSSEAFTTLTFHSTTTHGRFFTLIGILILVVIVIVVVVLVLRRRRKE; translated from the coding sequence ATGAAAAGACTGAGTTTGCTTTTAGTTTTATTCTTGTTAATCTCACCATTACTTTCTTTAGCTTTACCCACTACTTCAACTAACTTCTCAGCTACAGCTCAATGGGAAGTTACACCTCCATATAACGTAGCACCGGGAGAAACTTTAGTACCAGCACAAGTCACGTTAACGTATAATGGAGAGTTTACCTTATATAATGTTATAATTAAACCTTATAATTTTCCAGCAATATCACCATTTACTTCAAATACAACTTATGAAATTAGCAAAATTGAACCCGGACAACAGTTAAGCTTAGTATTTCTAGTCAATATATCTCCCTCAATACCTCTGGGAGTATATAATTTCTACATTTCAATATACAACTCAAGCATTGTATTTCCGGATTGCGTAGTTTCAGCCCAACTACCAGTTTTAGGATATGTAAACCTATATGCTACAGCCCAAGCATCCGGTATTTTATTCCCTGGAGAACGAGATGTACCAATTGACATAACAATTTATGATACTGGTAGTGTATCGGCAACTGATGTGACTTTATTCTTAAACTCTTCTTACCCTATACAATTTGTGACTAAGGAGGTTAAAGTTCCCGAGATTTCCACAACCACACCAGCCACAGTTCAAGTGTTAGCTAATGTTTATAGTAACGCGACAGTAGGAACATATCAGTTAAAGCTAACTGCGTTAGTATTCGGAACTCTATACAAATCCTTAAATGTAAGCGTTTCAATTAACAGTAATCAAACTGTTGAAGGTAAACTGTTAAACCCAAGCGTAATAGATGATATAGGTTCCTATCAAGATAATGTACCAATAAACCTTCAGCTGGAATATACCGGGCCAGTGGAGATAAACAGTTACTCAATAATTATAACCTTACCACAAGGTTTTACTAATGAAAGTGGAGGAAATGAGATAATTATTAATGGAGGAAGCGTTCAACCAAATGAAATTATACCTCTAACATTCTCTTTAAATACTAAAAACATTAATTTAACATCATATACTTTCCCCATTAAAATCATCTGGAACGCCGTTGAAGGTGAAGGAGAAATAGTTAGTGTAGTACAATATATCTCATTTACATTAATTGCCATGGGAAATAATGAAATTCAAATTACACCTCTAACCTCTATTTTATACTCTAACAGCATAAATAACGTTACTATCTTACTCACTAATCAAGGTAGTGGAAATATTTATAACGTAACTTTATCAGTTTCTTCTCCTCAAGCATCAATACTAAGTTACAAAAGTCAAATTCCAGAAATAAAAGCCGGGCAAAGTGTTTCAATACCAATCGAATTATTTATACCAGAGGCACTTCAAGGGAATTCACTCTCTATAACAATTTCATTAAACTATTTGAATAGTATGTACGAAGAGTCACAATACTCTCAAGAATTAGGATTTTACGTAGCAAGTAAGAATTACGTACCAATCTTAATATCTTTAAACCCACCAATTTTATCACCAGGAGAATTCCAAAGCACACAGTTAATTCTGCAAAACACATTAAATACAACATTATATAATGTGAGTATATCCTTATCTTCTCAAGGTATATACTTAAATAATACAGTATTTGAAATCCACACAATTAGTCCACACGGAAATTACACAGTTCCAATAGAGCTTTTCTCCTCTTCTCCCGGTACATACACATTAACAGTGAGTGTGTCATACTTTGATTCGCTTGTTCAAAATTCAGAGGAGTTGAACATACCAATCTATTTCAGTCAACTTAACGCACCATCAGTTCCAATCTTACTTACATTAAACTATACTGTTCTAACATATGACATATTACAAAACGCTAAATTGCTTATAACGAATACACTTAACGAACCTATTTATAATGTTACCATTTCCCTTTCGTCTCAAGGAGAAATTTACGTAAATAATACCATTATAACACTACCAGAATTAAAACCATTAGAAACACTATCTATTCCAATAAAAGTATATGTTGGAACTACAGGAATTGTAAGCATAAGCGCAAGTATGTCTTATTACATATCTGGACAGCAAAAAGAATCTGAAGAATTAATAAATTCACTTGCCGCAGGATCAGTAGATCTTGTAGTAACTAGTGTAACTACACTTAATGTAGGTACAATTATATCAGTAACTGGAACAATTTATAACTTTGGCACTGGTAGTGCTAATGGTTTAACTGTTATTGCAGAACCAACAAGAGGATTACAAGTCGTAGGACAAAATACCTATTATGTGGGTAACTTAGGTCCAGATACATCATCAACATTTACCTTTGCATTTAGAATACTTAATGTTACTGCATTTAACAGAACAGCATTTAATGGTTTTTCAGATCCATCTAGCTTTACTAGAAGCTTTGCTAACTTTACTGGAAGAGTATTTCTAGTACCAATTGAATTCGTTTACACTAATGATATTGGTCAAGTGATTCATACATATTCAAACATTACAATTCACGTTACAAATTCATCAGAAGCTTTTACAACTCTTACTTTTCATAGTACAACTACTCATGGTAGGTTCTTTACTCTTATAGGAATACTTATACTAGTAGTTATAGTGATAGTCGTCGTAGTATTAGTGTTAAGGAGGAGGAGAAAAGAATGA
- a CDS encoding PaREP1 family protein translates to MKEADELLFRGDVVQACEKYYKAAEEAIKILSYKNSIKTILKVNQIGHWNSKLYFDYIDELEKIYPDIRTLWISAWILHVEGFHEGRLTKENVLILKNDIKRLVRLI, encoded by the coding sequence TTGAAAGAAGCTGATGAGTTGCTTTTTAGGGGTGATGTTGTTCAAGCTTGTGAGAAGTATTATAAGGCTGCTGAAGAGGCAATAAAAATCCTCTCTTATAAAAATTCTATAAAAACTATTCTTAAAGTAAATCAAATAGGTCACTGGAACTCAAAGCTTTATTTCGATTATATTGATGAACTTGAAAAAATTTATCCAGATATAAGAACGTTATGGATTTCAGCCTGGATATTGCATGTTGAGGGATTTCATGAAGGAAGATTAACTAAGGAAAATGTTCTAATTCTAAAAAATGATATTAAAAGACTAGTTAGATTAATCTAA
- a CDS encoding type II toxin-antitoxin system VapB family antitoxin: MRLPKELKEKMEKYEVDWDQLIKDFIEKKVEELERENHAKKAKELLSSIDLSTNGFAIKEVRRHREGN; this comes from the coding sequence GTGAGGTTACCTAAAGAGCTTAAGGAGAAGATGGAAAAATACGAGGTTGATTGGGATCAGTTAATCAAAGATTTCATAGAAAAGAAGGTTGAAGAATTAGAAAGAGAAAATCATGCTAAAAAAGCAAAAGAGTTACTAAGTTCCATAGACCTTTCAACTAACGGTTTTGCTATAAAAGAGGTGAGGAGACATAGAGAAGGTAATTGA
- a CDS encoding protein kinase domain-containing protein, whose translation MLLLSFVVLFNFFVGTLIVSITDLVFLLTFLGYEIVRVPLSSFLLIPLATTSAYIGFLCVRALKGLDYNVIAFKVQGLPNGTTWYLTFNNGTYPVTENYAEIIADKGTWIICPIKVGNQYYVPDKYVGESVGGDIISINFTKVTSIDPIKYPECIITFVGRNIPTDIVLRVDGKKYSGKEVTIFPSTVSVNWIAEDIIIGDLLFEPKVKSGMASRGQRVEIEFEPRLMRKKSQFDVYNWDPMNWIGENVYGYKISEIIGEGGGSYVLKGEKDNKYYAIKVLKVQPTKSQTVALRDFIDLFKESNSLIELSNHEGLVKLFGIFVDINQIGSIMRGDGETYLRYPPSIVMEFMEGGTVKDLLKFYYTDKKWYDLVRIILLRVSLALSHIHKSGYVHLDIKPQNIFFSETLPNNIADILSFLSVKPQVVKLGDLGSATKIGGKITQITPEYSSPKQIENAILGLGATTDMDIFSFGILAYHLLTGGKVSPTAKLIDETIELYNNNKIRDALLKIDEAKKVLESWNIDLPSGVPLSLEEVVKGCIKGKINSMEEIVKKLS comes from the coding sequence GTGTTACTGCTATCATTCGTAGTGTTGTTTAATTTCTTCGTAGGTACTCTTATAGTTTCAATTACTGATCTTGTATTTCTGTTAACCTTCTTAGGTTACGAAATAGTTAGAGTGCCATTAAGTTCATTCCTTTTAATTCCTTTAGCAACAACTTCAGCTTATATTGGTTTTCTATGTGTGAGAGCATTGAAAGGTTTAGATTATAATGTTATCGCATTTAAAGTCCAAGGACTTCCAAACGGTACTACTTGGTACCTAACATTTAATAACGGCACATATCCTGTAACTGAAAATTATGCAGAGATTATTGCAGATAAGGGAACATGGATAATTTGCCCGATAAAGGTTGGAAACCAATACTACGTCCCAGACAAATATGTAGGCGAGTCTGTAGGTGGTGATATAATAAGCATTAATTTTACTAAGGTAACGTCCATAGACCCTATTAAATATCCAGAATGCATAATTACTTTTGTTGGAAGAAACATACCAACTGATATTGTACTGAGAGTAGACGGTAAGAAATACTCTGGAAAAGAGGTAACAATTTTCCCTTCAACAGTTAGTGTAAATTGGATTGCAGAAGACATAATCATTGGTGATCTACTGTTTGAACCAAAGGTTAAATCTGGGATGGCAAGTAGAGGACAAAGAGTGGAAATAGAATTTGAACCTAGATTGATGAGGAAAAAAAGTCAATTTGACGTTTACAACTGGGATCCTATGAATTGGATTGGAGAGAACGTATATGGGTATAAAATTTCAGAAATTATAGGTGAAGGTGGAGGGAGCTACGTTTTAAAGGGAGAAAAAGATAACAAGTATTATGCAATAAAAGTTCTAAAGGTACAGCCCACAAAATCCCAAACGGTAGCCCTTAGGGACTTCATCGATTTATTTAAAGAGTCAAACAGCCTTATTGAACTGAGTAACCATGAGGGTTTAGTTAAATTATTCGGTATTTTTGTAGATATTAATCAAATAGGAAGCATAATGCGTGGAGACGGTGAAACGTATTTACGATATCCACCTTCTATTGTTATGGAATTTATGGAAGGTGGTACGGTTAAAGATCTTTTGAAGTTTTATTACACGGATAAAAAGTGGTATGATTTAGTTAGAATTATCCTTCTTAGAGTTTCCTTAGCACTATCACACATTCATAAATCTGGATATGTGCACCTAGATATAAAACCACAGAACATATTCTTTTCTGAAACACTACCTAACAATATTGCTGATATTCTTTCATTTCTTTCAGTGAAACCGCAAGTAGTAAAATTGGGTGATCTGGGTTCAGCAACAAAAATTGGGGGAAAAATAACGCAAATTACCCCAGAATATAGTTCACCTAAACAGATAGAAAATGCAATTTTAGGTTTAGGAGCAACAACTGATATGGATATTTTCTCCTTTGGAATACTTGCATATCATTTACTTACAGGAGGTAAAGTAAGTCCTACAGCAAAACTAATTGATGAGACAATTGAGCTATATAACAATAATAAGATAAGGGATGCATTGTTAAAAATTGATGAGGCAAAGAAGGTATTGGAGAGCTGGAATATAGATTTGCCTTCAGGTGTGCCTTTGTCCTTGGAAGAAGTCGTTAAAGGCTGTATAAAAGGGAAAATAAATAGTATGGAAGAAATAGTCAAAAAACTTAGTTAA
- a CDS encoding PIN domain-containing protein, with protein sequence MEEIAVVDTNFVIAVIFEDHIFHKLAIKDWEKLRKAYLPIIAISELAYFLIKNGFSLNDVIDNVLSDPKIEVVENTLEDIYFAIRNSPKSYDDFNDYMIISLARRLKLKILTYDHKMKKKGSRLNG encoded by the coding sequence TTGGAAGAGATAGCAGTAGTTGATACTAATTTTGTGATTGCGGTAATTTTTGAAGATCATATTTTTCATAAATTAGCAATAAAAGATTGGGAAAAATTACGCAAAGCTTACTTACCCATAATTGCGATCTCTGAACTTGCATACTTTCTAATAAAAAACGGGTTTAGCTTAAACGATGTTATTGATAACGTTTTATCTGATCCAAAGATAGAAGTAGTTGAAAATACCTTAGAGGACATATATTTCGCAATTAGAAACTCACCTAAATCATATGATGATTTTAATGACTATATGATAATTTCTCTGGCTAGAAGATTGAAGCTTAAAATACTTACTTATGATCATAAAATGAAGAAAAAAGGTAGTAGATTAAATGGTTAG